Proteins found in one Pectobacterium atrosepticum genomic segment:
- the rhaS gene encoding HTH-type transcriptional activator RhaS, translating to MTLLRGDDFFTSRAVTVAVEPRTPQTAFPEHYHDFWEIVLVEQGAGVHVFNDQPYALCSGSVFFVRDNDRHLFEDVEGLCLTNMLYRSPRGFRFLSDIAAFLPYGPNGEWQGQWQVNAAGMQQLKQSLNSLAGLAQSDAPEAIAASESLFLQILVQLRQHCFQTEGNGSERQGVQALLGWLQNNYSEEVNWGGLADQFSLPLRTLHRQLKQHTGMTPQRYLNRLRLLEARRRLQQSDDSITTIAHACGFSDSNHFSTQFRKAFSQAPKSLRHQAFSREE from the coding sequence ATGACGTTACTTCGTGGTGATGATTTTTTTACTTCGCGTGCCGTGACGGTCGCGGTAGAGCCTCGTACCCCACAGACGGCCTTTCCTGAGCACTATCATGATTTTTGGGAAATAGTACTGGTGGAGCAGGGCGCAGGCGTCCATGTGTTTAACGATCAACCCTATGCGCTGTGCAGCGGGTCGGTGTTCTTTGTTCGCGATAACGATCGGCATCTGTTTGAAGATGTTGAAGGGCTGTGCCTGACCAACATGCTGTACCGCTCGCCGCGTGGCTTCCGCTTCCTGTCTGATATCGCGGCATTTTTGCCGTATGGACCGAACGGCGAGTGGCAAGGGCAGTGGCAGGTGAATGCGGCGGGGATGCAACAGCTGAAACAGTCGCTGAACAGCCTGGCAGGGCTGGCGCAGAGCGATGCGCCGGAGGCGATTGCCGCGAGCGAAAGCCTATTTCTGCAAATTCTGGTGCAACTGCGTCAACACTGTTTCCAGACGGAGGGTAACGGCTCGGAGCGCCAAGGGGTACAGGCGCTGCTGGGGTGGCTACAAAATAACTACAGCGAAGAAGTTAACTGGGGCGGTTTGGCTGACCAGTTCTCGCTGCCGCTGCGTACGCTACACCGCCAGTTAAAACAACATACGGGTATGACACCACAACGGTATCTGAATCGGTTAAGATTACTGGAGGCTCGTCGGCGGTTGCAGCAGAGTGATGATTCCATCACCACTATTGCTCACGCCTGTGGATTTAGCGACAGCAATCACTTCTCGACGCAATTCCGCAAGGCATTCTCGCAGGCACCTAAGTCACTACGCCATCAGGCGTTTTCTCGTGAAGAGTAG